A stretch of the Gymnogyps californianus isolate 813 chromosome 15, ASM1813914v2, whole genome shotgun sequence genome encodes the following:
- the TECPR1 gene encoding tectonin beta-propeller repeat-containing protein 1 isoform X1: MAMPSSLLWAVDIFGRVYTLSTVGQYWELCKDTQLEFKRVSAVKQCCWGIACDHQVYTYVLSGDVPIRYQEETYENQRWNPVGGFCEKLLPSDRWQWSDVSGLKHQQLDSFTLPSPHWEWESDWYVDENIGGEPTEKGGWTYAIDFPSTYTKDKKWNSCVRRRRWIRYRRYKSRDVWAKIVSHDDPDQLPDPFNDISIGGWEITDEPLGRLSVWAVSLQGRVWYRENVCHHNPEGSMWSLITTPGEVVQISCGPYDLLWATLWEGQAIVREGIDRNNPQGISWSIVESPSSENGIMHVSVGVDVVWCVTKDRKVWFRRGVNSHNPCGTSWIEMVGEMMMVTVGLNNQVWGIGCDDRAIYFRQGVTPSELSGKTWKAIVSGRESDRSQTGSSTSLLSAGCFFTDDIQNQTNTIIQGDADTSSDTELPSVPMNLANTPPTGAAASSSGNGTGNQTAEIRANLTVDPLDSDEGEATVALTNNEKANLDMHKSSANPNPSAELQWTNIDLKEVQKHPVLSVSTFAETSSLSSLGMFSVGAEEQYGADEHPLWAWVSGGGCLVDLHSPLKWFTVLSGLSSSVQSLSLSITPAQTAAWRKQIFQQLSERTKRELENFRHYEQAIEQSVWVKTGTLQWWRNWKPHKWMDVRVALEQFTGSDGMRDSILFIYYMYHEEKKYIHVFLNEVTIIVEVLNEAKHSFALYTSERTKQRWPIRLAATTEQEMHDWLSLLNMSCCESRRIQGPPSHHAIWSVTCKGDIFVSEPSPELEAGPHLMPCDQMFWRQVGGHLRLIECNNRGIVWGIGYDHTAWVYTGGYGGGFIQGLASSADNIYTQSDVKCVYIYENQRWNPVTGYSSRGLPTDRYMWSDASGLQECTKINTKPPSPQWSWVSDWYIDFNTSGGTDREGWQYAADFPASYHGHKTMKDFVRRRRWARKCKIVTNGPWLEVPPVTLWDISIIPSSDADDEEAVALWAISDKGDVLCRLGVTQQNPAGTSWLHVGTDQPFISISIGAFYQVWAIARDGSAFYRGSVSPKKPAGDCWYHIPSPQKQKLKHVSVGRTSVFVLDKNGNLWYRQGITPSYPQGSTWDHVSNNIRKMSVGPLDQVWVIADKVQGSHSLSCGTVCHRTGVQPMEPKGLSWDYGIGGGWEHITVRGNATEASKVAMHDTSEENPAVSKDLEDKESKGKTEHSQTPLMVSESQELDRNAVNC, encoded by the exons ATGGCCATGCCCAGTTCCCTTCTGTGGGCCGTTGACATTTTTGGGAGGGTTTACACTCTGTCTACTGTTGGCCAGTACTGGGAGCTCTGTAAGGACACACAGCTGGAATTCAAACGGGTCTCTGCTGTCAAACAGTGCTGCTGGGGAATAGCCTGTGATCATCAAGTATACACCTATGTGTTATCAGGTGACGTTCCTATTAGATACCAGGAAGAAACCTATGAGAATCAG CGCTGGAATCCAGTTGGTGGCTTTTGTGAGAAATTACTGCCCAGTGATCGCTGGCAGTGGAGTGATGTGAGCGGGCTAAAACATCAGCAGCTTGATAGTTTCACACTGCCTTCACCACACTGGGAGTGGGAGTCTGACTGGTATGTGGATGAAAATATTGGAGGGGAACCAACAGAGAAAGGG GGCTGGACTTATGCCATAGACTTCCCCAGCACCTACACAAAGGATAAGAAATGGAATTCTTGTGTCAGACGCAGGAGGTGGATCAGATACAGGAGATACAAATCACGGGACGTTTGGGCAAAG ATTGTATCACATGATGATCCAGATCAGTTGCCAGATCCTTTCAATGACATCTCCATTGGAGGATGGGAGATCACCGATGAGCCTCTGGGCCGTTTATCAGTATGGGCCGTTTCTTTACAAGGAAGG GTATGGTACAGAGAAAACGTCTGCCATCACAATCCAGAAGGTTCCATGTGGTCCTTAATCACCACGCCTGGTGAAGTCGTACAGATCAGCTGTGGACCGTATGACCTCCTTTGGGCAACTCTTTGGGAAGGGCAAGCTATTGTGAGAGAAGGAATTGATAGGAATAACCCTCAAG GAATTTCCTGGAGTATTGTGGAGTCTCCAAGCTCTGAAAATGGGATTATGCATGTCTCTGTGGGTGTTGATGTGGTGTGGTGTGTTACAAAGGATAGAAAA GTGTGGTTTAGAAGAGGAGTGAACTCACATAATCCTTGTGGAACAAGCTGGATTGAAATGGTTGGAGAAATGATGATGGTAACTGTAGGCTTAAATAACCAG GTCTGGGGAATTGGCTGCGATGACAGAGCAATTTATTTTCGTCAAGGTGTCACACCAAGCGAGCTTAGTGGGAAGACATGGAAGGCAATTGTATCTGGCCGAGAGAGTGACAGATCTCAGACCGGGAGCTCAACAAGTCTGCTCAG TGCTGGCTGTTTCTTTACTGATGATATTCAGAACCAAACAAACACGATCATTCAGGGTGATGCAGATACCTCCTCCGATACAGAGCTTCCAAGTGTACCCATGAACCTTGCCAACACCCCCCCaacgggagctgcagccagcagcagtggTAATGGCACAGGCAACCAGACAGCAGAAATACGTGCAAATTTGACTGTGGATCCTCTGGACTCTGATGAAGGAGAAGCCACTGTTGCTTTGACTAATAATGAGAAAGCTAATCTTGACATGCATAAATCTTCTGCAAACCCAAATccttctgcagaactgcagtgGACAAACATTGACTTGAAGGAGGTCCAAAAGCATCCAGTCCTCTCGGTCAGCACCTTTGCAGAAACATCCAGCCTGTCTTCCCTTGGCATGTTCTCAGTGGGAGCTGAAGAACAGTACGGCGCCGATGAGCACCCACTGTGGGCCTGGGTGTCTGGGGGAGGCTGTCTTGTAGATTTGCACAGCCCATTGAAATGGTTCACTGTTCTGTCAG GTTTGTCATCCTCTGTGCAATCTCTATCTCTGTCTATCACTCCAGCACAGACAGCAGCGTGGCgaaagcagatttttcagcAGCTCAGTGAAAGGACAAAGCGGGAACTGGAGAATTTTAGGCACTACGAACAGGCTATTGAGCAG TCAGTTTGGGTTAAAACTGGGACCTTGCAATGGTGGAGGAATTGGAAGCCTCATAAATGGATGGATGTTCGAGTCGCACTTGAGCAGTTCACTGGGAGCGATGGAATGCGCGACAGCATCCTGTTCATCTATTACATGTATCATGAGGAGAAAAAG TATATCCACGTGTTCCTGAATGAAGTCACTATTATAGTTGAAGTTCTGAATGAAGCCAAACACTCCTTTGCACTGTATACATCTGAAAGGACAAAGCAGCGATGGCCAATCCGCCTGGCAGCCACAACAGAGCAAGAAATGCATGACTGG CTGTCTTTGCTGAACATGTCGTGTTGTGAAAGCAGACGGATTCAAGGCCCTCCTTCTCACCATGCCATTTGGTCAGTTACTTGTAAGGGAGACATCTTTGTTAGTGAGCCAAGTCCTGAACTGGAGGCTGGACCACACCTGATGCCATGTGATCAAAT GTTTTGGCGTCAAGTTGGAGGTCATCTTCGACTGATAGAGTGCAATAACCGAGGCATAGTGTGGGGCATAGGATATGATCACACAGCTTGGGTTTATACTGGTGGATATGGAGGTGGCTTCATTCAAG GACTGGCCAGTAGTGCTGATAACATTTATACGCAGTCAGATGTGAAATGTGTTTACATCTATGAGAACCAACGTTGGAACCCAGTCACTGGATATAGCAGCAG AGGTCTGCCCACAGACAGATACATGTGGAGCGATGCATCTGGCCTGCAGGAATGTACAAAAATCAATACCAAGCCGCCTTCTCCGCAGTGGTCTTGG GTATCCGATTGGTATATTGATTTTAATACTTCAGGTGGAACTGATCGGGAAGGCTGGCAGTATGCAGCAGACTTTCCAGC GTCCTACCATGGTCACAAGACAATGAAAGACTTTGTCCGACGGAGGCGCTGGGCAAG aaaatgcaaGATAGTCACCAACGGGCCATGGCTGGAAGTGCCTCCTGTTACCCTGTGGGACATCTCCATAATTCCCAGTTCAGATGCAGATGATGAAGAAGCAGTAGCACTGTGGGCAATCAGTGACAAAGGAGATGTGCTCTGCAGGCTTGGAGTGACACAGCAAAATCCAGCT GGAACATCCTGGCTGCACGTGGGAACAGATCAGCCCTTCATTTCCATCTCAATTGGAGCATTTTACCAGGTGTGGGCTATTGCTAGAGATGGTTCTGCCTTCTATCGGGGTTCAGTGTCTCCAAAAAAACCTGCAG GTGACTGTTGGTACCATATTCCTTCACCtcaaaaacaaaagctaaaacaTGTCTCAGTAGGACGAACGTCCGTGTTTGTGTTGGATAAAAATG GCAATCTTTGGTACCGGCAAGGTATCACACCAAGCTACCCTCAAGGCTCTACTTGGGATCATGTTTCAAATAATATCCGTAAAATGTCTGTTGGGCCCCTGGACCAG gTCTGGGTGATAGCTGACAAAGTGCAAGGAAGCCATAGTTTGAGCTGTGGGACCGTCTGCCATCGGACTGGTGTTCAGCCAATGGAACCTAAAGGCCTCTCATGGGATTATGGTATTGGG GGTGGATGGGAGCACATTACAGTCAGAGGAAATGCAACTGAAGCGTCTAAGGTTGCTATGCATGACACTTCTGAGGAAAACCCTGCAGTATCAAAGGATTTAGAAGATAAGGAGAGTAAAGGGAAAACGGAACACTCTCAAACCCCTCTGATGGTCAGTGAAAGTCAGGAATTGGACAGAAATGCTGTTAATTGTTAA
- the TECPR1 gene encoding tectonin beta-propeller repeat-containing protein 1 isoform X3 — translation MAMPSSLLWAVDIFGRVYTLSTVGQYWELCKDTQLEFKRVSAVKQCCWGIACDHQVYTYVLSGDVPIRYQEETYENQRWNPVGGFCEKLLPSDRWQWSDVSGLKHQQLDSFTLPSPHWEWESDWYVDENIGGEPTEKGGWTYAIDFPSTYTKDKKWNSCVRRRRWIRYRRYKSRDVWAKIVSHDDPDQLPDPFNDISIGGWEITDEPLGRLSVWAVSLQGRVWYRENVCHHNPEGSMWSLITTPGEVVQISCGPYDLLWATLWEGQAIVREGIDRNNPQGISWSIVESPSSENGIMHVSVGVDVVWCVTKDRKVWFRRGVNSHNPCGTSWIEMVGEMMMVTVGLNNQVWGIGCDDRAIYFRQGVTPSELSGKTWKAIVSGRESDRSQTGSSTSLLSAGCFFTDDIQNQTNTIIQGDADTSSDTELPSVPMNLANTPPTGAAASSSGNGTGNQTAEIRANLTVDPLDSDEGEATVALTNNEKANLDMHKSSANPNPSAELQWTNIDLKEVQKHPVLSVSTFAETSSLSSLGMFSVGAEEQYGADEHPLWAWVSGGGCLVDLHSPLKWFTVLSGLSSSVQSLSLSITPAQTAAWRKQIFQQLSERTKRELENFRHYEQAIEQSVWVKTGTLQWWRNWKPHKWMDVRVALEQFTGSDGMRDSILFIYYMYHEEKKYIHVFLNEVTIIVEVLNEAKHSFALYTSERTKQRWPIRLAATTEQEMHDWLSLLNMSCCESRRIQGPPSHHAIWSVTCKGDIFVSEPSPELEAGPHLMPCDQMFWRQVGGHLRLIECNNRGIVWGIGYDHTAWVYTGGYGGGFIQGLASSADNIYTQSDVKCVYIYENQRWNPVTGYSSRGLPTDRYMWSDASGLQECTKINTKPPSPQWSWVSDWYIDFNTSGGTDREGWQYAADFPASYHGHKTMKDFVRRRRWAREHPGCTWEQISPSFPSQLEHFTRCGLLLEMVLPSIGVQCLQKNLQVTVGTIFLHLKNKS, via the exons ATGGCCATGCCCAGTTCCCTTCTGTGGGCCGTTGACATTTTTGGGAGGGTTTACACTCTGTCTACTGTTGGCCAGTACTGGGAGCTCTGTAAGGACACACAGCTGGAATTCAAACGGGTCTCTGCTGTCAAACAGTGCTGCTGGGGAATAGCCTGTGATCATCAAGTATACACCTATGTGTTATCAGGTGACGTTCCTATTAGATACCAGGAAGAAACCTATGAGAATCAG CGCTGGAATCCAGTTGGTGGCTTTTGTGAGAAATTACTGCCCAGTGATCGCTGGCAGTGGAGTGATGTGAGCGGGCTAAAACATCAGCAGCTTGATAGTTTCACACTGCCTTCACCACACTGGGAGTGGGAGTCTGACTGGTATGTGGATGAAAATATTGGAGGGGAACCAACAGAGAAAGGG GGCTGGACTTATGCCATAGACTTCCCCAGCACCTACACAAAGGATAAGAAATGGAATTCTTGTGTCAGACGCAGGAGGTGGATCAGATACAGGAGATACAAATCACGGGACGTTTGGGCAAAG ATTGTATCACATGATGATCCAGATCAGTTGCCAGATCCTTTCAATGACATCTCCATTGGAGGATGGGAGATCACCGATGAGCCTCTGGGCCGTTTATCAGTATGGGCCGTTTCTTTACAAGGAAGG GTATGGTACAGAGAAAACGTCTGCCATCACAATCCAGAAGGTTCCATGTGGTCCTTAATCACCACGCCTGGTGAAGTCGTACAGATCAGCTGTGGACCGTATGACCTCCTTTGGGCAACTCTTTGGGAAGGGCAAGCTATTGTGAGAGAAGGAATTGATAGGAATAACCCTCAAG GAATTTCCTGGAGTATTGTGGAGTCTCCAAGCTCTGAAAATGGGATTATGCATGTCTCTGTGGGTGTTGATGTGGTGTGGTGTGTTACAAAGGATAGAAAA GTGTGGTTTAGAAGAGGAGTGAACTCACATAATCCTTGTGGAACAAGCTGGATTGAAATGGTTGGAGAAATGATGATGGTAACTGTAGGCTTAAATAACCAG GTCTGGGGAATTGGCTGCGATGACAGAGCAATTTATTTTCGTCAAGGTGTCACACCAAGCGAGCTTAGTGGGAAGACATGGAAGGCAATTGTATCTGGCCGAGAGAGTGACAGATCTCAGACCGGGAGCTCAACAAGTCTGCTCAG TGCTGGCTGTTTCTTTACTGATGATATTCAGAACCAAACAAACACGATCATTCAGGGTGATGCAGATACCTCCTCCGATACAGAGCTTCCAAGTGTACCCATGAACCTTGCCAACACCCCCCCaacgggagctgcagccagcagcagtggTAATGGCACAGGCAACCAGACAGCAGAAATACGTGCAAATTTGACTGTGGATCCTCTGGACTCTGATGAAGGAGAAGCCACTGTTGCTTTGACTAATAATGAGAAAGCTAATCTTGACATGCATAAATCTTCTGCAAACCCAAATccttctgcagaactgcagtgGACAAACATTGACTTGAAGGAGGTCCAAAAGCATCCAGTCCTCTCGGTCAGCACCTTTGCAGAAACATCCAGCCTGTCTTCCCTTGGCATGTTCTCAGTGGGAGCTGAAGAACAGTACGGCGCCGATGAGCACCCACTGTGGGCCTGGGTGTCTGGGGGAGGCTGTCTTGTAGATTTGCACAGCCCATTGAAATGGTTCACTGTTCTGTCAG GTTTGTCATCCTCTGTGCAATCTCTATCTCTGTCTATCACTCCAGCACAGACAGCAGCGTGGCgaaagcagatttttcagcAGCTCAGTGAAAGGACAAAGCGGGAACTGGAGAATTTTAGGCACTACGAACAGGCTATTGAGCAG TCAGTTTGGGTTAAAACTGGGACCTTGCAATGGTGGAGGAATTGGAAGCCTCATAAATGGATGGATGTTCGAGTCGCACTTGAGCAGTTCACTGGGAGCGATGGAATGCGCGACAGCATCCTGTTCATCTATTACATGTATCATGAGGAGAAAAAG TATATCCACGTGTTCCTGAATGAAGTCACTATTATAGTTGAAGTTCTGAATGAAGCCAAACACTCCTTTGCACTGTATACATCTGAAAGGACAAAGCAGCGATGGCCAATCCGCCTGGCAGCCACAACAGAGCAAGAAATGCATGACTGG CTGTCTTTGCTGAACATGTCGTGTTGTGAAAGCAGACGGATTCAAGGCCCTCCTTCTCACCATGCCATTTGGTCAGTTACTTGTAAGGGAGACATCTTTGTTAGTGAGCCAAGTCCTGAACTGGAGGCTGGACCACACCTGATGCCATGTGATCAAAT GTTTTGGCGTCAAGTTGGAGGTCATCTTCGACTGATAGAGTGCAATAACCGAGGCATAGTGTGGGGCATAGGATATGATCACACAGCTTGGGTTTATACTGGTGGATATGGAGGTGGCTTCATTCAAG GACTGGCCAGTAGTGCTGATAACATTTATACGCAGTCAGATGTGAAATGTGTTTACATCTATGAGAACCAACGTTGGAACCCAGTCACTGGATATAGCAGCAG AGGTCTGCCCACAGACAGATACATGTGGAGCGATGCATCTGGCCTGCAGGAATGTACAAAAATCAATACCAAGCCGCCTTCTCCGCAGTGGTCTTGG GTATCCGATTGGTATATTGATTTTAATACTTCAGGTGGAACTGATCGGGAAGGCTGGCAGTATGCAGCAGACTTTCCAGC GTCCTACCATGGTCACAAGACAATGAAAGACTTTGTCCGACGGAGGCGCTGGGCAAG GGAACATCCTGGCTGCACGTGGGAACAGATCAGCCCTTCATTTCCATCTCAATTGGAGCATTTTACCAGGTGTGGGCTATTGCTAGAGATGGTTCTGCCTTCTATCGGGGTTCAGTGTCTCCAAAAAAACCTGCAG GTGACTGTTGGTACCATATTCCTTCACCtcaaaaacaaaagctaa
- the TECPR1 gene encoding tectonin beta-propeller repeat-containing protein 1 isoform X2: MAMPSSLLWAVDIFGRVYTLSTVGQYWELCKDTQLEFKRVSAVKQCCWGIACDHQVYTYVLSGDVPIRYQEETYENQRWNPVGGFCEKLLPSDRWQWSDVSGLKHQQLDSFTLPSPHWEWESDWYVDENIGGEPTEKGGWTYAIDFPSTYTKDKKWNSCVRRRRWIRYRRYKSRDVWAKIVSHDDPDQLPDPFNDISIGGWEITDEPLGRLSVWAVSLQGRVWYRENVCHHNPEGSMWSLITTPGEVVQISCGPYDLLWATLWEGQAIVREGIDRNNPQGISWSIVESPSSENGIMHVSVGVDVVWCVTKDRKVWFRRGVNSHNPCGTSWIEMVGEMMMVTVGLNNQVWGIGCDDRAIYFRQGVTPSELSGKTWKAIVSGRESDRSQTGSSTSLLSAGCFFTDDIQNQTNTIIQGDADTSSDTELPSVPMNLANTPPTGAAASSSGNGTGNQTAEIRANLTVDPLDSDEGEATVALTNNEKANLDMHKSSANPNPSAELQWTNIDLKEVQKHPVLSVSTFAETSSLSSLGMFSVGAEEQYGADEHPLWAWVSGGGCLVDLHSPLKWFTVLSGLSSSVQSLSLSITPAQTAAWRKQIFQQLSERTKRELENFRHYEQAIEQSVWVKTGTLQWWRNWKPHKWMDVRVALEQFTGSDGMRDSILFIYYMYHEEKKYIHVFLNEVTIIVEVLNEAKHSFALYTSERTKQRWPIRLAATTEQEMHDWLSLLNMSCCESRRIQGPPSHHAIWSVTCKGDIFVSEPSPELEAGPHLMPCDQMFWRQVGGHLRLIECNNRGIVWGIGYDHTAWVYTGGYGGGFIQGLASSADNIYTQSDVKCVYIYENQRWNPVTGYSSRGLPTDRYMWSDASGLQECTKINTKPPSPQWSWVSDWYIDFNTSGGTDREGWQYAADFPASYHGHKTMKDFVRRRRWARKCKIVTNGPWLEVPPVTLWDISIIPSSDADDEEAVALWAISDKGDVLCRLGVTQQNPAGTSWLHVGTDQPFISISIGAFYQVWAIARDGSAFYRGSVSPKKPAVF; the protein is encoded by the exons ATGGCCATGCCCAGTTCCCTTCTGTGGGCCGTTGACATTTTTGGGAGGGTTTACACTCTGTCTACTGTTGGCCAGTACTGGGAGCTCTGTAAGGACACACAGCTGGAATTCAAACGGGTCTCTGCTGTCAAACAGTGCTGCTGGGGAATAGCCTGTGATCATCAAGTATACACCTATGTGTTATCAGGTGACGTTCCTATTAGATACCAGGAAGAAACCTATGAGAATCAG CGCTGGAATCCAGTTGGTGGCTTTTGTGAGAAATTACTGCCCAGTGATCGCTGGCAGTGGAGTGATGTGAGCGGGCTAAAACATCAGCAGCTTGATAGTTTCACACTGCCTTCACCACACTGGGAGTGGGAGTCTGACTGGTATGTGGATGAAAATATTGGAGGGGAACCAACAGAGAAAGGG GGCTGGACTTATGCCATAGACTTCCCCAGCACCTACACAAAGGATAAGAAATGGAATTCTTGTGTCAGACGCAGGAGGTGGATCAGATACAGGAGATACAAATCACGGGACGTTTGGGCAAAG ATTGTATCACATGATGATCCAGATCAGTTGCCAGATCCTTTCAATGACATCTCCATTGGAGGATGGGAGATCACCGATGAGCCTCTGGGCCGTTTATCAGTATGGGCCGTTTCTTTACAAGGAAGG GTATGGTACAGAGAAAACGTCTGCCATCACAATCCAGAAGGTTCCATGTGGTCCTTAATCACCACGCCTGGTGAAGTCGTACAGATCAGCTGTGGACCGTATGACCTCCTTTGGGCAACTCTTTGGGAAGGGCAAGCTATTGTGAGAGAAGGAATTGATAGGAATAACCCTCAAG GAATTTCCTGGAGTATTGTGGAGTCTCCAAGCTCTGAAAATGGGATTATGCATGTCTCTGTGGGTGTTGATGTGGTGTGGTGTGTTACAAAGGATAGAAAA GTGTGGTTTAGAAGAGGAGTGAACTCACATAATCCTTGTGGAACAAGCTGGATTGAAATGGTTGGAGAAATGATGATGGTAACTGTAGGCTTAAATAACCAG GTCTGGGGAATTGGCTGCGATGACAGAGCAATTTATTTTCGTCAAGGTGTCACACCAAGCGAGCTTAGTGGGAAGACATGGAAGGCAATTGTATCTGGCCGAGAGAGTGACAGATCTCAGACCGGGAGCTCAACAAGTCTGCTCAG TGCTGGCTGTTTCTTTACTGATGATATTCAGAACCAAACAAACACGATCATTCAGGGTGATGCAGATACCTCCTCCGATACAGAGCTTCCAAGTGTACCCATGAACCTTGCCAACACCCCCCCaacgggagctgcagccagcagcagtggTAATGGCACAGGCAACCAGACAGCAGAAATACGTGCAAATTTGACTGTGGATCCTCTGGACTCTGATGAAGGAGAAGCCACTGTTGCTTTGACTAATAATGAGAAAGCTAATCTTGACATGCATAAATCTTCTGCAAACCCAAATccttctgcagaactgcagtgGACAAACATTGACTTGAAGGAGGTCCAAAAGCATCCAGTCCTCTCGGTCAGCACCTTTGCAGAAACATCCAGCCTGTCTTCCCTTGGCATGTTCTCAGTGGGAGCTGAAGAACAGTACGGCGCCGATGAGCACCCACTGTGGGCCTGGGTGTCTGGGGGAGGCTGTCTTGTAGATTTGCACAGCCCATTGAAATGGTTCACTGTTCTGTCAG GTTTGTCATCCTCTGTGCAATCTCTATCTCTGTCTATCACTCCAGCACAGACAGCAGCGTGGCgaaagcagatttttcagcAGCTCAGTGAAAGGACAAAGCGGGAACTGGAGAATTTTAGGCACTACGAACAGGCTATTGAGCAG TCAGTTTGGGTTAAAACTGGGACCTTGCAATGGTGGAGGAATTGGAAGCCTCATAAATGGATGGATGTTCGAGTCGCACTTGAGCAGTTCACTGGGAGCGATGGAATGCGCGACAGCATCCTGTTCATCTATTACATGTATCATGAGGAGAAAAAG TATATCCACGTGTTCCTGAATGAAGTCACTATTATAGTTGAAGTTCTGAATGAAGCCAAACACTCCTTTGCACTGTATACATCTGAAAGGACAAAGCAGCGATGGCCAATCCGCCTGGCAGCCACAACAGAGCAAGAAATGCATGACTGG CTGTCTTTGCTGAACATGTCGTGTTGTGAAAGCAGACGGATTCAAGGCCCTCCTTCTCACCATGCCATTTGGTCAGTTACTTGTAAGGGAGACATCTTTGTTAGTGAGCCAAGTCCTGAACTGGAGGCTGGACCACACCTGATGCCATGTGATCAAAT GTTTTGGCGTCAAGTTGGAGGTCATCTTCGACTGATAGAGTGCAATAACCGAGGCATAGTGTGGGGCATAGGATATGATCACACAGCTTGGGTTTATACTGGTGGATATGGAGGTGGCTTCATTCAAG GACTGGCCAGTAGTGCTGATAACATTTATACGCAGTCAGATGTGAAATGTGTTTACATCTATGAGAACCAACGTTGGAACCCAGTCACTGGATATAGCAGCAG AGGTCTGCCCACAGACAGATACATGTGGAGCGATGCATCTGGCCTGCAGGAATGTACAAAAATCAATACCAAGCCGCCTTCTCCGCAGTGGTCTTGG GTATCCGATTGGTATATTGATTTTAATACTTCAGGTGGAACTGATCGGGAAGGCTGGCAGTATGCAGCAGACTTTCCAGC GTCCTACCATGGTCACAAGACAATGAAAGACTTTGTCCGACGGAGGCGCTGGGCAAG aaaatgcaaGATAGTCACCAACGGGCCATGGCTGGAAGTGCCTCCTGTTACCCTGTGGGACATCTCCATAATTCCCAGTTCAGATGCAGATGATGAAGAAGCAGTAGCACTGTGGGCAATCAGTGACAAAGGAGATGTGCTCTGCAGGCTTGGAGTGACACAGCAAAATCCAGCT GGAACATCCTGGCTGCACGTGGGAACAGATCAGCCCTTCATTTCCATCTCAATTGGAGCATTTTACCAGGTGTGGGCTATTGCTAGAGATGGTTCTGCCTTCTATCGGGGTTCAGTGTCTCCAAAAAAACCTGCAG TATTCTGA